One genomic region from Mycobacterium basiliense encodes:
- a CDS encoding acyl-CoA carboxylase subunit beta has protein sequence MTVLQSTLDSSADTFTEAASATTAKLDEIDAELAKALEGGGPKYVDRHHARGKLTARERIELLVDPDSPFLELSPLAAWGSSFRVGASLVTGIGAVCGVECMIVANDPTVKGGTSNPWTLRKILRANQIAFENRLPVVSLVESGGADLPTQKEIFIPGGQMFRDLTRLSAAGIPTIALVFGNSTAGGAYVPGMSDHVVMIKERSKVFLAGPPLVKMATGEESDDESLGGAEMHARISGLADYFAVDELDAIRIGRRIVSRLNWAKQGPTPGRVIEPRFDAEELIGIVPADLRIPFDPREVIARIVDGSEFDEFKPLYGSSLVTGWARLHGYPVGILANARGVLFSEESQKATQFIQLANRADTPLLFLHNTTGYMVGKDYEEGGMIKHGSMMINAVSNSKVPHISLLLGASYGAGHYGMCGRAYDPRFLFAWPSAKSAVMGGAQLSGVLSIVARAAAEARGQQVDEAADAAMRAAVEGQIEAESLPLVLSGMLYDDGVIDPRDTRTVLGMCLSAIANGPIEGTSNFGVFRM, from the coding sequence GTGACCGTATTGCAGTCCACGCTCGACTCGAGCGCTGACACCTTCACCGAGGCAGCGTCGGCAACAACGGCGAAGCTTGACGAGATCGACGCCGAGCTTGCCAAAGCCCTTGAGGGTGGCGGGCCCAAGTATGTCGATCGTCACCACGCTCGCGGTAAGCTCACAGCCCGCGAACGCATCGAACTGCTCGTCGACCCGGACTCCCCGTTTCTTGAGTTGAGTCCGCTTGCCGCGTGGGGCAGTTCATTCCGGGTAGGCGCAAGCCTGGTTACCGGCATCGGCGCGGTGTGCGGCGTGGAGTGCATGATCGTGGCCAACGACCCAACGGTCAAAGGCGGCACCAGCAATCCTTGGACACTCCGAAAGATACTGCGAGCCAACCAGATCGCATTCGAGAACCGGTTGCCCGTCGTCTCGCTGGTGGAGTCCGGCGGCGCGGATCTGCCCACCCAGAAGGAAATCTTCATCCCCGGCGGACAGATGTTCCGCGACTTGACCCGCCTCTCAGCAGCCGGAATCCCCACCATCGCCTTGGTATTCGGAAACTCCACGGCCGGTGGCGCCTACGTCCCCGGGATGTCGGACCACGTCGTGATGATCAAGGAGCGGTCCAAAGTGTTCCTGGCCGGTCCACCGCTGGTCAAGATGGCCACCGGTGAGGAGTCCGACGACGAATCTCTCGGCGGCGCCGAAATGCACGCCCGGATATCGGGTTTGGCGGACTACTTTGCAGTCGACGAACTCGACGCCATCCGCATCGGCCGCCGAATCGTGTCGCGGCTCAACTGGGCTAAGCAGGGACCCACCCCCGGGCGGGTCATCGAACCACGCTTCGATGCCGAGGAACTCATCGGCATCGTGCCCGCCGACCTGCGCATCCCATTCGACCCTCGGGAAGTCATCGCCCGCATTGTCGACGGCTCGGAGTTCGACGAATTCAAGCCGCTGTACGGGTCATCGCTGGTGACCGGCTGGGCCAGGCTGCACGGCTACCCGGTGGGCATCCTGGCCAACGCCCGCGGTGTGCTGTTCAGCGAGGAGTCACAGAAGGCCACCCAGTTCATCCAGCTGGCCAATCGGGCCGACACACCACTGCTGTTCTTGCACAACACCACCGGCTACATGGTGGGCAAGGACTACGAAGAGGGCGGGATGATCAAGCACGGGTCGATGATGATCAACGCCGTGTCCAACTCCAAGGTCCCGCACATCTCTCTACTGCTCGGCGCGTCCTACGGCGCGGGACACTACGGCATGTGCGGGCGCGCCTATGACCCACGGTTCCTCTTCGCCTGGCCCAGCGCCAAGTCCGCGGTGATGGGCGGTGCCCAACTGTCCGGTGTGCTGTCGATCGTCGCCCGGGCAGCGGCCGAAGCCCGCGGGCAGCAGGTGGACGAAGCAGCGGACGCAGCGATGCGGGCTGCGGTTGAGGGCCAGATTGAGGCCGAATCGCTGCCGCTGGTGTTGTCCGGAATGCTCTATGACGACGGGGTGATCGACCCGCGCGACACCCGCACTGTACTGGGAATGTGTTTGTCCGCCATTGCCAATGGCCCGATCGAGGGGACGTCGAACTTCGGCGTCTTCCGGATGTGA
- a CDS encoding acetyl/propionyl/methylcrotonyl-CoA carboxylase subunit alpha, whose protein sequence is MPITRVLVANRGEIARRVFATCRRLGLGTVAVYTDPDAAAPHVAEADARVRLPQTNDYLNAEALIAAARAAGADAVHPGYGFLSENAEFAAAVQGAGLTWVGPPVDAVKAMGSKIESKKLMAAAGVPVLEELDPETVTAAQLPVLVKASAGGGGRGMRVIRELSALADEVEAARREAQSAFGDPTVFCERYLPTGHHIEVQVMADTHGTVWAVGERECSIQRRHQKIIEEAPSPLVERTPGMRAKLFDAARLAAEAIGYTGAGTVEFLADDDGEFYFLEMNTRLQVEHPVTEETTGLDLVELQLSVAEGGRLDAEPPSGQGYSIEARLYAEDPAHDWQPQAGLVHTIDVPSVRAEFCTLAHRTGIRLDSGIVDGSVVSIHYDPMLAKVISYAPTRRQAALVLADALARARLHGVRTNRELLVNVLRHQAFLDGATDTAFFDTHGLAELSAPLADSATLRLSTIAAALADAAHNRATATVFGSIPSGWRNLASGYQVKSYRDAADTEHRVEYRFTRTGLAVANDTSVRLVSARPHEVVLTGDNGVDHSFTVARHDQDVYVDSAGGPVHLVALPRFPEPGSAIEQGSLVAPMPGNVIRVGAEVGDTVTAGQPLIWLEAMKMEHTITAPADGVLAQLNVQTGQQVDVGAVLARVEAPEAEGDS, encoded by the coding sequence ATGCCTATCACTCGAGTACTGGTTGCCAACCGGGGTGAGATCGCCCGGCGGGTGTTCGCCACCTGCCGCCGGCTGGGTCTGGGCACCGTTGCGGTGTACACCGACCCGGATGCCGCTGCGCCGCATGTCGCCGAGGCCGACGCCCGGGTGCGGTTGCCGCAGACCAACGATTATCTCAACGCCGAAGCACTGATCGCCGCCGCGCGCGCGGCTGGAGCTGACGCCGTGCATCCGGGATACGGGTTCCTCTCGGAGAATGCCGAGTTCGCCGCCGCCGTACAGGGGGCGGGCCTGACCTGGGTGGGGCCACCGGTCGACGCGGTCAAGGCGATGGGCTCCAAGATCGAATCCAAGAAGCTCATGGCCGCCGCCGGAGTACCGGTGCTCGAGGAGCTCGATCCGGAAACCGTCACCGCGGCCCAGCTTCCGGTGCTGGTCAAGGCGTCCGCGGGCGGCGGCGGTCGCGGGATGCGGGTGATTCGCGAATTATCCGCCCTGGCCGACGAGGTCGAGGCCGCACGGCGCGAGGCACAGTCGGCGTTCGGTGACCCGACGGTGTTCTGCGAACGCTACCTACCCACCGGGCACCACATCGAAGTGCAGGTCATGGCCGACACACACGGCACCGTCTGGGCCGTCGGGGAGCGCGAGTGCTCGATCCAACGTCGCCACCAGAAGATCATCGAAGAGGCCCCCTCACCGTTGGTAGAGCGCACGCCGGGAATGCGCGCCAAGCTGTTCGATGCCGCCCGGCTGGCCGCCGAAGCGATCGGCTACACCGGCGCCGGGACGGTGGAATTCCTCGCCGACGATGACGGCGAGTTCTACTTCCTGGAAATGAACACCCGGCTGCAGGTCGAGCATCCGGTCACCGAGGAGACCACCGGGCTGGATCTGGTCGAACTGCAACTCAGCGTTGCCGAGGGAGGTCGACTTGATGCCGAACCGCCGTCCGGCCAAGGGTATTCGATCGAGGCCAGGCTTTATGCCGAGGACCCGGCGCATGACTGGCAGCCGCAGGCCGGCTTGGTACACACGATTGACGTGCCGTCGGTTCGCGCCGAGTTCTGCACACTCGCCCACCGGACCGGGATCCGGCTGGACTCTGGGATTGTGGACGGATCGGTGGTCTCGATCCACTACGACCCGATGCTGGCCAAGGTCATCTCCTACGCACCGACCCGGCGGCAGGCGGCGCTAGTGCTCGCCGATGCCCTGGCCCGCGCCCGCTTGCACGGTGTCCGAACCAACCGCGAGCTGTTAGTGAACGTGCTGCGCCATCAGGCTTTTCTCGACGGCGCCACCGACACCGCGTTCTTCGACACGCATGGGTTGGCGGAGCTATCGGCGCCGCTGGCTGATTCCGCGACGCTACGGTTGTCGACAATCGCTGCCGCGCTCGCCGACGCCGCGCACAACCGGGCCACAGCGACGGTGTTCGGCTCCATTCCCAGTGGGTGGCGCAACCTCGCATCGGGCTATCAAGTCAAGAGCTACCGCGATGCCGCCGATACCGAGCACCGCGTCGAATATCGCTTCACTAGAACCGGATTGGCAGTTGCCAACGACACCTCAGTGCGGCTCGTTTCGGCCCGCCCACACGAGGTGGTGCTGACCGGCGACAACGGGGTGGACCACAGCTTCACGGTGGCGCGCCACGATCAGGATGTCTACGTGGATTCGGCCGGCGGTCCGGTGCACTTGGTTGCGCTACCACGCTTTCCCGAGCCCGGATCCGCCATCGAGCAGGGTTCTTTGGTCGCTCCGATGCCCGGCAACGTGATCCGGGTGGGCGCCGAGGTCGGGGATACCGTCACCGCAGGTCAGCCGTTGATCTGGCTGGAGGCGATGAAGATGGAGCACACCATTACCGCGCCGGCCGACGGTGTGCTTGCGCAGCTCAACGTGCAAACCGGCCAGCAAGTCGACGTCGGCGCCGTCCTAGCCAGAGTGGAAGCGCCTGAAGCAGAAGGGGATTCGTGA